The Fusarium fujikuroi IMI 58289 draft genome, chromosome FFUJ_chr05 DNA segment AAGAGCATCCAGgaggctggcaagaaggGACAAGCTCAggtcatcaagaacctcctcAGCGCCGTCTTCGACGTCAACCCCGTCGCCCCCACCAAGTCCTGAACGACGGAGCACCCGCGCACATGTTTATAATTACGAGCGTTTCAGCTTGACACACGAGGAGAGGAGATGCAAATAGACGAGGAGGATTTGTGTTACAAAGACCAAATTGCGTGGTCCGCCCTGCCAGCGTTTTCCCTCTCTAAAAGGAAACGCCCATTTTgaattattaagttatttttcACTGGACAAACTCGACTAGAGTGCTCAACATGTCCCTCAGATCCTGGTTCTCCTCCGTTGTGTCCAGAGCGTCCAGCTGCTCCTTTAGTGTACGACCGATTACGGAGACCTTTTCGTCGCGCTCGGCGAGGATTTGTCTAATCTTGCGTGCTGCTCCTGTGTCTTCTGCTACTAACCAAGCGAGAACTGCATCAATGGTTTGTAGTGTGAAGAGGCCGGCGTCGATTCTACGCGATAGCCATTCTAGCTCTGCTGCTTCCCGGTCATCTTCTGAAGTAGTGGCTTTCTCAGCGTCGTTTTGCTGCTCTGCTAGTGAGACGCGAGCGACGTAGTCTCGTCGGAATTTGACGAGTTTGGAGATCTTTTCGTAGTCCTTTTCCACAAACTTGGCTAGTGTTCGTATCCTCTCCGCGGAATTGGCTGGTAGAAGGCGCAGCATTGAAGCGAAGATCTCAACGAGATGTTCTGCTAATCGATGATCCTGCGTCTTCATGAAGAGCGTGAAAAGGCCCTTGAGACCACCGGCCTCGACAATCTTCTGACAGACGTCCACACCAGCGATACCGCCTGCAGCGTGgttgagaagacgaagagctGGTGGTTTACTCTTCTTTCCCTCTTTGAGCATGATGAGACAGAGCTCTACACCCTCTGCGTCGATGAATTTTGCCTTTCCTGCAGCTTCATCTGCTAGGCATGTCAGAGATGCAAAGATGTTCTCCATgtactcttcttcatcgccgcccTTGTCGGGATCGCGCCGTCTGTAGGGGGcaatgagctgaagaagcaagtCAACAGCATCGAGGTTTATGAGTTTTGTGCGGTTGGCGACGGCCATTTGGGCGAGAATGGCCAAGATTTCTGCAGCGTATTGCTTATTCTGGGAGACAGTATCTTCCTTTCGTTGGATGCGTTGGAGGAGCCACTGTAGCAGCTTTTCATCCTCTCCTACGCGCTCAGCAACTGATTGTCGGGAGCACAAGTTCTCAATGAGTCCCAAAGCATGGTAGATCCCGTTTCGATCTgactcatcgtcctcgttcAAGCGGGAGAAGTTGGAAACCAGTAAGCTGAGAAGATCtgcctccatcatggcatctaCCAGCACATTCCACTGCTCATCCTCCGCCGCAACGTCTTCGTCGGTCAACTCGCCCATAATCTCGATCGCATCGATGGCAATATCAGTGTTCTCGTGCGCCAGCAGGCCGACAACACTGGCTACGCATTCTAGCCTGACGAACTCTGGGTACAGTTCAGGATGTTCAGACAGCAGCGACAGCCCCTTGATGTCGGCATCTAGATCAGCCTCACTGCCGATAAACTTCTGCGGTTGGTCTTCGAATTTGGCGCGAAGCTCGGCGTTCTTGTTGATGTGCCTCTCCAAGTTGGTCAGCGTTTTTCGCAACCATGCCGCATCGATCTTTTCAGGTGCTCGGCCAGCGTCGGCTTCCTCTACGTAGTCGAGGATCTCCGATTCTTGTTTTGTGATGCCACCGCCGAAGAAGCGACCTTCGTCATCGTCGGGAGGGAGTTCGGGACCGAAGTCTTCGTCGTCGGCGGGTGGAGGCGCTGGGCCAGCCTccatgtcttcatcttcgtctggCGCATCGTTGACCTGGGCATGGCGGTTCGAGCCGTTGGCGTTTAATTTTGCTGATTTGTAGATTTCATCTGAAGAATGTAAGTAGAAGTTCGCGACAAGGAAAGGCTTAGTTGAGGCTTACTTGGGTCTCGAATGGGATCAAGCTTGCGCTTCCCCGAGATGCCTGAGCTCTAGAATTTGTTAGATGGTATTGAACTTAAAGACTGACGTAAACAAACCTTGAAAATATCATCAACGCTCGCCATGGCAGAAGAACAGAAGTGATTTGTGAGCGAAAGAAATAATACAAGCGTTTTCGATATCTCTAGGTGATCAAATTATCGTTTCGGCGATACCTTTCAGCGACGCGCTCAGGCTGATGATGTCTGATGTCGGTTACAATTATTACATAAGGCAACGAAACGCGCTAAAGCTGAAGCACGACAGCGTCGTCCAGGGGGTCCAGGGAGATTCCGCACAGTGCTCCCGCtaaaggcaaggcaagggaACCTAAGGGTCAGACACGCGGCACACACAGGATCCCTAGGATCAGCCGATACCATGGAATACTTGGCCGAAGGGCTGGGGTAGGGAGATGCACAGGTCAACTGCCGGTCACTCGGCATAATGCGCTATCTTGTCACAGATTAGAGACAGAGAGGAACGCATCCCTACAGTAGcctcggggggcaagaaaacagcgaaccttactgtggggtgtcaaaataaacttggcaaaagtcatcctaaacttaaGCTGTACTaccctaagtctttttgtcatctaggatcaaggtcctgtgttttctttcctcccctagagtAGGTACCTGTACCTTGGGGTGCCGATGGCTCCAAACCACCAACCAAAACCCCGAGATGCAGGTACGGCTCGTCCCCTGACATGGATGGGCTGGGTTATCTGTTtcctgggctgggctgactGGGCGGCTGTCTTCTGGCACGAACTTGAGTTGTTTAATGTTTGACTTGTGTCTTTTTAACTTCTACAACATCCCCTTTTTGTTTCGACAGCGAGTGTTGCATTTTGCATTGCGAATACGAACGATAGAGCGAGATAGAGAGAGAGGCTTATCGACATGAGAAAGCGAATCTGCGACCATATTCAACTTGGGATCTACAACTTTTACGACGAGCAACTTGtactgttctgttctgtaCCTGAACTAAGTTAATTACGCCGGAAGCGGACCCCATCTCCACGACACCCGACCTCTCACTGAAGCACGAGTCTGTCACTGTCCGCTATTGCCAATCGCGAGGTGAGGTGGGAAAGGCCCGGGCTTCCACTAACCTCCACTAACCTAAGCCTTAGCAGTCCAAGGTCCCCTAAAATCGCCAACAACTGGAGTACAAGGGAAAGGGGGGAAATTGTTGGCTTTTTGGTGAGGATCCAGTAGTATCGCTGGATTGGACTGGATTGGATCGGATCGGATTGGATTCGTTCGTCTTGGCTTGGCTCCTTTTTAGAAGATCGATTTCATTTTCAAAGAGGATGCACGACGGTCAGATCTCGTCTTCTCCTCAATTTCTCAatcacaatcacaatcaccaccaccaccaacgtcCGAGCGCGTCTCCCTCTGGTGCTGCTACCGCCTCCGCAACCGCTACAGTTCCGCCGCCTTGGGCTATGCCTGCCTATGCGTCCTCCGCTTCCGTATCGACCGACTCTAGACCAGCGACTGGTAGATCACATTATTATCCTCATCGCGACCCGTCGAGATCTGCGCTTTCGCCCTCGCCCTCCACCTCGCTAAACGCCAATTCTCATCATAGGGCCCCGGGTCCCCGTCTGCCACGAACTTCCTCACTTCTCCCTCCGCCCCATATCGAACCATCGCCGAGAGCTGTAACTTTCCAGAGATCGGATCGCTTATCGCCCACTCCCACGCCTGGCAGCAGCAACGGAAACGGGAACGGAATCCCCCACAACGCCGCCGAGAGCTCATGGTTATTGAATCGTCTCTCGTCTTCGACTGTGTCCACGAATTTCAGTCGTGTTTCGGCGCTACCCCCCCGCGCCAACCATACCAATTCGCGACTCGGTAAAAGCCCCAGTATCGATGCGACCACTTTCATTGACAACTCTCCACCGCCTCCCAAACCATCCCCTCGGAAACTCCAGAAGAATCACCGACCAAGTACATCAGTCTCCAACCCCGACTCCTTTGTTTTTAGGCCCTCAGAGGAACGAACCCAGCTACCGCAATCCCTGCCGCTAATCGTAACGTTATCGCCCTTGGAGGCGCCCGCTGCGCTAAGCGATATACTCAACGTCAAATCCGAAGGGGCTGGCCCTGGCTCTGGTTCGAGTGAGCCTGGGCGATCAACAGGCGCCCGCCAGGAGGGACAGTCCCTGAAGCAATCCGACAATTCAGACTCTCCAGCGCGATCCATTACTTCAACGCCGGGCAGTGCACGTTCAATGGCTGCATACCGACCCAATATGCAGTACGATCAGGACCAAGAGGCTTACCCGCCTCAAAGGGGGCACTCAAGGAGTCGTTCTGGAAAGGGAAGCAATGATAGGGGGCGCGCCAAACCGCCATCTCAAAAGGCCATGTTACATCGTGCCTTGCAGAAGGCGAATACAGCGGTCCAGTTGGATAATGCACAGAATTTTAAGGGCGCACGAGAAGCTTATGCGGAGGCTTGCGACCTCCTGCAGCAGGTACTACAAAAGACAACTGCCGATGAGGATAAACGCAAGCTGGAAGCAATTGTAAGAACATGTCCAGCCATCAATATCTCATACTAACCTGTATAGCGACGAACTTATACGAGTCGAATTGATGAGTTAGATCAAATGGCACcctggcaagaagaagagaccaaggCGCTGCCCGCCCGCCCTGAGAGTTTAGCACAGCATTCCGAGTCAGAGTCTGTATTACgattggatgatgatgatgatgatgatgaacctAATGATACCGCTGTCTTTGACACCGCTACAGCTGCCAGAATAGATAGTCACAGCCCTCAACCTCGAATTGTCAATTCACCGCCACGAGATGATAGCCAAGGTTATAAGAGACGAAGTGCTCAGAACAAGCCGAAACCTATCGTCACAAGTCTTACACCTGAGCCTGGACTTCTTCAGTCATCCTTTTCACGATCACCAGTTCGACTTCGCACTCCTGAGCATTTCCTCCCACAGCGGCCCGCGGACCCATACATGCCAGCTCCGCTCTCCCCCAGACGCCCACTATCTCCAGCAAAAGAAGTCAATGACATGGACGAGCCTGTGCGAACCGATTTCTCCATGAGCCATGACCAGCAGAACGACCATGCGCAAGAGCATAACGTGCCGCAAACACATTTCCGGGAAGACAGCATGAACTCTTGGTTGGATCCCATTGACGAATCAGGAGGCTCGACGACATCATCTGTTCATTCGCGCACTTCATCGCTTGGTTTCAGAAGGAAGCACATTCGGGGCGTTAGTGGAGAAACCGAGGCTGAATTCGACACCGCACTGGACGCAGCTATTGAGGCCGCCTATGATGATGGGTATGAGCCAATGAGTCCAATGGACCACAGACGAATGGTGTCAGTGGATGCTGGCGAGGAAGTAGTAGCCAATGCTATGCGCAAGGTTGAACTTGCCCGTCAAAAAGTTAGAGAGACTGAGCAAGAGCTTTATGAGATGGAGAGGGATAACCATTCTCAACAGCAATACCAGTCTTATGAGTACCAAGGGACACCCAACGACTTTTATAACGATAACTCAtccgacgaagaagagaggatttTGGATGAGATTGCTCGAGATTACGGTCTCGAATCATATAGACATCGCCCACCACCGCCCCGAGAGTCTGACTCCAGCGGCGTAACCTCACGTACATGGCACAGCTCACAAGGATCGAATCCCCCAACGGGAGCCACCTCGCTCTCTACTGTTACAGAATTACCACCACCTCTAACGCATCTTACTCAGGGCCCAGCTGCCCCTCCACCGACACAGTCTTTACCTGAACTACCTCAACGACCTGGATCATCTGCTCAAAGTGTGCGAAATAGACGACTGTCAGGACAGAATCCGAAACAGCTCAAGATTGAAACCTCGAAACTCGCTCTTCCTATGCAGAGTTATGCCGACGCCAACCAGGCCAAGTCTGCTCCTCTGAGCAGTCAGAACGTTGACGCCACAGTTGAGCCAGATACGAAGGCCGCGAGTGCGAATCATAGACAACCCTCACCACCGTTGTTCGAAGCCAGCCCGACGGATATGACAGGATCTCGACCTACACCATCGCCGTTTGGACAGTTGGGTTCAGAGAAGGGCGATGACGACATCACCGGCTCTCCGAATACACGAAAACTGAGGAAGAACTTTTCGTCCTCGAGTCTTCGAAGTATGAAGAGTCGCAACATGTCGTTGAcacatcttgaagaaggctcAGATATATCTCCTGGAACCCCAGGAAGTAACCCTTTTGGATCTCTCAATGCTCCATCAGTCCCAGCTCTGCCTACACCTCTTGCCACGAGCTTCCGCGAGCGATCGGAAACAAACGCGGCTGGGCTGTCATTGTTCGATGATCATTTCTATTCCCCAACAAGCCCTGGCTCGCCTAACCCACTCATCTCTGATCCTCCGGCTCCTCTTGAGCCATGCCCTACTGACTTTATGCTGCGACCTTTCTGGCTGATGCGATGCCTTTACCAGACATTGGCTCACCCACGTGGCGGTTACATCAGCAGCAAGCTCTTTGTTTCTAGAGATGTTTGGAGGGTGAAGGgagtgaagctcaagaacatcgaAGACAAGGTGGCCAACTGCGATTTCCTCACAGCCGCTTTACTCAAGATTGCGAGAGTGGATACCTATGATGCCGATGCAGTCTTGGAAGAGATGCAATCCCTGGAGGGCATTCTAGAACAAGTCCAAACAGCATTGAGTCGCAAACTTGGCAATGAAGTTGGCGTCCATGGGTCTGGGGCACTATTCAAGGACGCATCCACCGGCGATGGGGATGCCGCTGCAGGCGTGCCGCGATCAGCGAGTGTTTCTGGCAAatcctccttctcatggCGACGTCTTCGTTCGAAGAACTCCGCAGTCGGACTCGGCGGCTCTTACATGAGCCGTGTTAACACGGAAACGTCTAAAGATATACCCAGCATTGCCAGTCTGCCAATGACGCCTACCCCAACGAACCGTCCCCCCAAGCGGGATCTGGCACAGGT contains these protein-coding regions:
- a CDS encoding related to nuclear associated protein → MASVDDIFKSSGISGKRKLDPIRDPNEIYKSAKLNANGSNRHAQVNDAPDEDEDMEAGPAPPPADDEDFGPELPPDDDEGRFFGGGITKQESEILDYVEEADAGRAPEKIDAAWLRKTLTNLERHINKNAELRAKFEDQPQKFIGSEADLDADIKGLSLLSEHPELYPEFVRLECVASVVGLLAHENTDIAIDAIEIMGELTDEDVAAEDEQWNVLVDAMMEADLLSLLVSNFSRLNEDDESDRNGIYHALGLIENLCSRQSVAERVGEDEKLLQWLLQRIQRKEDTVSQNKQYAAEILAILAQMAVANRTKLINLDAVDLLLQLIAPYRRRDPDKGGDEEEYMENIFASLTCLADEAAGKAKFIDAEGVELCLIMLKEGKKSKPPALRLLNHAAGGIAGVDVCQKIVEAGGLKGLFTLFMKTQDHRLAEHLVEIFASMLRLLPANSAERIRTLAKFVEKDYEKISKLVKFRRDYVARVSLAEQQNDAEKATTSEDDREAAELEWLSRRIDAGLFTLQTIDAVLAWLVAEDTGAARKIRQILAERDEKVSVIGRTLKEQLDALDTTEENQDLRDMLSTLVEFVQ